In Papaver somniferum cultivar HN1 chromosome 9, ASM357369v1, whole genome shotgun sequence, the genomic stretch ACAAGTGATAGTCATACAatagttttctttctctcaaaattctttttcttttaaactcAAAAACATATAGATAAACTCTCCTTTTTGTTTTCCTATCAAAAATCGATTTTTGTACTCAAGAATTTTAATAATTAATGACACttaattattataaaattaaTACCATTAACTTCCCTAAATAAAAACGGTCAAAGGATTAATGACGAAATAAATTCCTTTATTAAAGACAATTATGactattaaaaataattttaataagaatggtaaatggaaataaattttgttttaaagaatatatttccaacaatctcccacttatattttttaaaacattgagcaagatcatctacatagagatgttcataagtaaaggtatctttctattttgaacctttacatagtgctAGACTCTCTAaaaatctgaccatagagtgaacgtaagtctttgaactctaggagataagaatattgtctaacacacacaaaactatactagtgtaaagtctaaagccaacACATTACGACCATGTGCTTGAATCccggtttaatgaatgatctataACCATCATATGATTCAGTAGGTGAAGACCATAAATCAGAATGAATAAGTTCAAACCGCTTAGCCGATACAGATAAAGATTTATTAAACGACAATCTAGTTTGCTTAGAAAATTGACAAACGTCACAAATACCAGTCTTAATAGAACTAGAAGGAAAAAGATGTGTTAAAACACGATATGATGGATGTCCAAGACGTTTATGCATAATATGATTTTGAATCAAATTTGCCGTATGACATGCTTTACTAATAGGATGGAATAAGTACATCCCATTAGAATATATTCCCTCACCAATCGTCTTCTTGGTTTTTCGATCCTCAAATACAACAGAAGTAGGTGAGAAAATAACATTACAATTTAAAGATCTTGTAATCTTTCCGACCGATAATAATTGAACCGGAAAGGATGGGACAACTAGAACATCGGAGGTGGAACTCTCGGGAAAAAAGTTAATTTTTCCACTCCCTAGCACAGGAACAGTTGAACCGTTAGCAATGGAAACATCATGTTCCCAATTTTTGGAATAAAATCATATACATCATTTGAGTTATTATCCATGTGATCAGTGGCTCCTGAATCAATTATCCACAAATTAATTTTAGACATCAAGGAAGCATGATAATTACCTGAAGTGTAGGTAGAAGATGTAGGACCAGAATCAGAAGGAACGGACTTACTCACTTGCTGCAGTAGAAGTTTCGCCAAATCATTTAGTGAAAAGGAACCATCTGCTACAACGGCAtgatcttttctatttttgtcgTAATTAATCTTAAGGTGAGGATGTAATGTCCAACAACGGTCTATAGTATGTCCGGTTCTCTTGCAGTGATCACAATTAAAAACCTTCTTGTTTTTATAAATTTGCTTACCTTTATCTGTACCTGGAAAACTTGGATTGTCTTCTTTTTTGACAAGAAGTGCACTTGTTTCGCTGCTTTCGGAAGTATTGCTTGAATTCATGGATTTCTTACGGGTTTCTTCTCGCTGAATTGTAGCACAAATACTCGATAAAGTAGGAATATCAGCATTCATAAGAACATTACTTTTGAGATTTTCATATTCCGGTTTCAAGTTATTGAgcaatgaaatttttttatcttcttctgcCCTTTTCAAAAGAACTTTTGCATCAATTGTATGTGGACGATACATATCAAGTTCATCCCACATCCTTTTCAGATTTCCAAGATGCTCAGTAAATGATTTTTCACCTTGAGTTGCCCTAGCAATTTCACTTTTCAACTCAAACACACGAGCTGCATTATTTTGATTACCAGAAAACTCCGCTACAACTTCCCACAATTCTTTGGCTGAATTGGAAAATGTAAATAGTTCATCAATAAAGGCTTCCATAGAATTAAGAAGCCAAGATCTAACATTTTGATCATCAGAAATCCATCCCTCATATTTCGATTCTTCTTTAGACAGAGGACAAACTGTCTTTCCATTAATGAAACCCAACTTCTTCTTTCCACCAAGAGACAAAGTCACTATTCGTGACCAAAGAACATAATTATTGCCAATAAGCAACACTGATGATAATCTTCCGCTAGTGTTAATTTCACTTGCAGACATTTTTGGTTGAAGCtttcaaccaaaaaaaaataaaaaattgagaaaaaaagaaaaaactcagaAAACAGGATCGAGTCCTGCTCGCGATACCATGAAGAAACTGGACAAAGAGAAACTAGAAAGAAGAGATAATTGTACTGCAGTGTATCTTTATGAATTACAGTATAGGAATATTTATATTTGCATATGTGTAAGATCTCTCCATAACAGAGAATGCTAAAATTGGGTAACCTAAAACCTGTAAGGAAGTTCTCCTAACGGTAAACCATATATATGGAAACAGTATTATCGTCTAATTAAGATTGACGATATCTCATCAATATCCTTCATAGTCGACAAAGAGTGAGAAATGTAAAACTGGAGTAGGAGGTATTGTAACAGTCAATGAACAAGGTATGTAAGGGTACTTGTCCAATAACGACTAGATTTTATGAGTACTCTGCATTTGGCATCAAACTCGGCCACAACCTGGGCATATTAATTTGTTTATACAGAATGAGGAAGTTCAAAAACCTGTCCACTGTCAGTAGTACCGTATCCCGGGGACCGGGGTGGTTATAGGTTGATTGCATCATGGAAACTACTACGTAAAGAATTAATTGAAACTACTACGTATTCCATTTCCATGCTTGTACACTGCAATTCAAATAATTAATCAAAGTACAACGTATCCCGGGAACATTATTCCATTTCCATGCTTGTACGTACATTGCAATTCAAATAATTAATCATAGTACAACGCATCATGGAAACTACTACGTATGGGAACCCGACGAATAGTCAGTGTAGTAAATCCCTCCGCCGATTGGCTTGCTTGCTAGGTATGTATATCGAAAATGCTATATGAACAGCTGATTGACAGCAGAATAACAGCAATCTTGACATGGCACTAATGAGTAGGAAAGAGGCGAATTTCTATCCCTTCCACGTCGCATAAACCAAACAGAAATATGTGTCGTTGAATTTATCCAACGGTTGAGAACAATCAAAATGTTAGACTCTGTCACTCTggacaataatcaaaaactaatctCCTGTACTTTCTTCTTcgaagaaaaaattagggttcttattttcCAACCTTATGGAAAAGAGTTTAGGAGCAAAAAATATGTTCAATGGCATCAAACTCGAAAGTACCATCAATCATCTTTTTCCTCGCTCGCTGCTATGTATCCGTGTTTCCTGATAACTATAACCATTATATGAAAATGAAATTTCTCATGTTTATGACAACGAATGTCATCTGTTTCTAGGTGCCAGAAGTTTATGGACTGTTTTAATATTTACTGGTCTTAGTAATTATCATTTCAGTTGCTCGTTATTCCCGTCTTCCATCTTGTGAGTAAATTTACTTATGCGGATCTGGAAATCCTGGTAATTTTGTGATCTGAATTATGATTCTGGATTAATTGTTTTTGATGAGATGTTAGCATTTTTAACAATTAAACAATTAACAATTGTTTTTCCTGAGATGTGACTAATTGAATTATGATCACATGATTAGTTTTGCTCAACTAAACAGAACAAGAGaaagatcataaaaaaaaattgatcagaAATTCATTGTACATTGACTGTGCATCGAAGCATACTTAGTAATATTACATCGGAAATCTGTAAATATTTTTTATGTGACGTGGGGGGATAAAAATTGCCTCTTTCCTAGTGACAAGTGCCACATCAGGACCCACTGTTACTCAGCCGTCAATTGGCTGTTCATGTAGCACGATTGGTATGTATATTATGAGTTCATGTCAAAGTTTAATTGAAACCAACTAGAGTAAAGAAGCAGGTGGAAATTCTGCTATATACGACTCCATGCACAGAAGCACTGCATTGAAAAATAATAAACTTACAGCACGTAGCTTTGGATATGAATTCTTGGTAGCAGAGGGAAGACAAACCCATCGAGATGTAACAATTTTAATCAAGAAAAGTTTCGATTCCTTTCCGCTCCTACGGAAGTACCtgatttaaatgattctagaCTATCCACATAACTCACCGGTAGACTCCGTCCCATTTCATTACTGTCAAAACCGGGGATTTCCAAAACTTTGGTTAAACCATTCTTAGGGTCATATAAAAATTTTACGTAGCCACCATCCATTAAAACCTCGCCATTTGTAAAAGACCATACCAGCTTCAAGTAGCGAAAATCGATATGGCATGAAGGCTTAAAAATGAATTGTTTAGCCCAAGATTCCATCACTCCATAATCTTGCATTAACCATACATCGATCGAGCAGTTATCATGCTTACCATAAACAATCAAACAGAGACGGTCTTCCATTAGCTTCACACGCTCCACAAGGTCGTATCTGTTTATTTGCATACTAACTTCTTCTGGAAATACGGAATCCACAATTCTCTCGCTTTCAACTCATTCCCAAACCTGCACTCATTTGCTTTTCACCAATCCAACATAAAAATTCAAATTACTACAATAAAAAGGAAACCCCTGAGAAGATTCATAGATTCAATTTTATGCTGATTAGATTCGTTTCTGCAGCTTATGCtgggagttgaagaaccaagtccATGAATTCGGCAACTTACTCTAATAGGTGTTAAAAACCAAAGTCCTTAATTATGGGAGGCACAAAACATCTGTATGATTTGTTGAAGGCAgtaatctatcttttcttttataaaaaaaagaagaagctagTATTAGCATGTACGCATGGTTAATATGGAATTTGAAGAACAATGAAACTTTATGGGAGGTCAATGGGCATTTAAGTATATGTATGACCCAAACAACAAAATTTATAGAAAACTGGAGCTGGATTCTAATTCTGCTGAATGTGTAACTGTAGCAGAGAATTCTAAGGGTTCAGTTTCGTTAGTTAGTAAGGTACTTATATGTATGTAGTAGAAAGGATGAATGAATTGAATATATCTATGGGCCGGAAATTCAATTTGCAAAATCAATCATTCAGCCCATCAAATCTATCAATTTCTCTTTCAGATCATCAATTTcttcgtttttcttcttcttcataatggGTTGATGATCCAATTTGGAAACCCCGACCTTCAACATTCCAATTTAGTTCTCTGGAAAGTGGTATAAGACTTACAAAACCCCGAACAGCATTTCCACATCTATATCCTCATCCAAATGGATGCATTCAAGAACTATGTCACCTTGAACATGGCAATGAATATGAGCGTGATCAATAAAAGAACAAGCTTTATTCTTTCGGTGTTTGTGAAACCAAATCCAATCAAAGAAAAATTGATGCCAGCGTTGAATTATGGAAACAGAAATACATCTTGCAAAttgaaaacaaaatcagatttatgCTTAACTTCAAAGTGGTACCTGGTTATTCCCTTGCGCCTTGCCAAAACTTGTCACATTTTGTGACTGAATTGCATGGTTTGCTAGACATTTAGTCTTAACTTCGTAGCCATCTAGTTGAGACAGTCAGAGAACAAAATCAGAGTTTTTTTAACCAAAGATAAAAATTCTATTTCCGTTCAACCATTCCCAATATCTCTTACCTCCAGTAGGGAGAAATGAGAGTACACATTGCTAGGCATGTTGAACGAACGCAGTGATGTACACAATTTTGTGATTCTTAGTCCTATTATGGAGAAAATTTGCGGGAGAAAGCAGTTAAAACCAATTATTTGGCTGGTTCATAATGGTGAAGTGCCTTCAAAATGGTTCAATTACGGACGAAACTGTTGACACTGTTTCGCATATCTGAAATCCGCATGAATCTTTtcattttcaaaattcaaatcatCGTTACTTCTCGTTTCTTCGTGTGTTCTCTAAATAAAGGTATGATGTGTCACCTGACGTGGAGCCCTATTTTTCCCCTTTACATAAGAAAGAATTGATTGATATCTGATTCTACTGTGATCTATAATTAACTACCCGTATGCAGGGAGATCCGTAGATGATCAACTATAAAATGCGAGCTGCTGCAACATTTGCTCCTGCTGTCCTCTACTCTGTTGAAACCCTAGCAAGAAATAGAAAACATAAGCGCGCGGCCAGAATATTGGAAAGATGTTGAGGCTACCAGAAGATATTCAGGTAAATGTTTTCTTAAGGTTACCTGTGAGATCTATTCAAAGTTGTAGGTGTGTATGCAAACCTGAGTGCGAACTTCTTTATAACCCTAAATTTATTAAGAATCACCTTAACCATTACACCAAGAAAAACCCTAGCCTCATGCTTATATGTGCCCGGTCGGGAAAGATTCCTATGTGCCGTTCAATAGAATATTCCTTGATATCATCAGCATCAGCATTATGTACTACATGTGATGGAGCTATTCCAATGGATTACTCTTTCTGTTCTTATGCTTCAACATTATCAGCATCAGATTTGTCTAGAACATGTATATGTGATGGAGCTATTCCAATGAATAACTCTTTCCAGGTTTGATGGTTATTGGGTATTCAAGTAGTGGGATCTTGTAACGGTTTGATTTGCATAAGCTTAGGGTGTGGtgcgaaattttgtatttgtAACCCTTTGTTAGAATGCCCTAAGAGATTAGaatgccccctcacgtgtagcctcgttgggtctaacacgtggacaataaatcgggtgacgcggagtaaaggcgcggtcaatgactcgtcgcaaatagcctgctctgataccatgttagaatacgagcatccaactcaaaaccaattggcaatgagtggagaggccctaagagattataaaccgcaggatcttagaaacccatacaatgtgggactaatagtctCAACACCCTTCAACCGGTGAACATGAGACATTAAGATTATTCGGTGTGTGTATAGCACTTCAAGTTAACTATGGGTTTGGTTACGACTGCCACCTTGACGATTACAAAGTGGTAAGAATTGTGGCAGATCGTGCTTATTCTCAAGTTGAGATCTGTACATTAAGAGGATTAAAGCGGtggaaaatcaaaagcatgaaACGATACATGTTTCTGGCTCCATTTGGCTTTTCTGTTTGGCTTTtgaatggagctcttcattggccAGGCTCAGTCAAAGCAACAAATTCCAGAGTTATCGTCTCTTATGATATCAGCAGCGATTGAATGTAGTAATTATTGATTCAATTGGTGCAATGTAGTTTGTTCGTGCAATGAATTTTAATTGGGTTCAAAGACTTGATCTGAAACACTTGGAGAACTCTCTGCTTTATACTATCATCATGGTGAAAAACTAAATTCCATTAaaccatttctcttcttctttcttatttgcatgaattttgttttctttaatttgGAATTCGTTTGTATGTTTTCTATGAAACCTTTGGAATTACTTGTGTGTTCATGCATGTTGCTAAGTTTTAGATAGTTAAAGCTTATCCTTGTTTAGCATATTTGGTAGAGAGAACTGAACCCACACTAAAATGCATAACTGTTTGCACTAGTGGTTTTGTGATGACGGGTGAAAATGGATACATGTTTGAGTGTGGACAAGATGGCTGAATAACTTGAATTAAAGGATATCAGTTCTAAGACCTGGAAAAGTTTTAGGTTTAGTCGGATCGAATGGAATTGGAAAGTCTCAAAGTGCTGGCTGGGAAGTTGGCGCCGAATTTGGGTCGATTTTATGTGTGTTTTCTTTTTCCTCTGGAAGTCTAGTTATTTCTTGTGGCTGTACACTGATGCCATTATTTGCGAAGACAATTGCCTGGCCCTCCCTGCATCTCTTTCTTGCTCCATTTGGTAAGCAGAAGAGCCTTTTCTGGTAAAATATCCCCCAAATCCACATTTCTTGTTCAATGACAGGCAATTAGGCAACCAAAAGGGAATTACCGTCAAGTTAATAACCAGAAAACAAAGAAATTGAAAGTTAAGAACCATCAACAATGGTAATTAATTTTTCTACCTTCATTGGTAATTTTTCTACTCCCAGTTTGTACAGTAATGTTCTTTTCAACTTTCGATGGAATAATATTAGAAAATTTATGAGTGTGGTTTTGCACTTTATCTTGCATATGAAGAGGGATAAATAATCTCTGTGGAGCAAAATTTGTACACAATTTCGTGATTTTGTTGATGTTCATCTGTTAGGGGTCTCCAGCATAATTTATTGCAATGGAAGTGAAATTCTTGTTACAGAGTTTAGGTGTTTCATCTTCTGCAACTTCTGACGAAATCAGGAGTTCTTATCGAAAGCGTGTACTCTAATACCATCCTGTTGTTAGGAAACAGGTACATTTCTTTTTTGTGTGTGCATTTCTTTTAGTTGGATCTGTGTGCACGACAAAATTGTGTTTGTCCCATGTGTACAAAGGAAAATGCCGAAGACAAACTTTTAAGAAATAAGAATGCGCGACACGCGCGTTGCTGGATTCATTCTTAATTCTGATGCGTGTGACACAAGGAATGATGAACActgaaaaattaagaaaacccgATACAGCCTTGTTTTAGAAATGTGAAATTGAGAGAGATCTATATGCGATTGATTTTGTTTGGTCAAGCGGTAAAATCCCATTTACTAGATTCAAAGTTTTGTTTGTACTGTAATAGAAATGCAAATATGAAACTGTTAATGCAAGCGTCGTCGGCAGTACGTGATTAGTGATTTTGCGTGCATTTAATTCTCATATGTTAGCTTCATATGAGCGTATTTTTTGTGCAACCTTCTCTATAATATCCATCATGTCATCAGATTGAGGCGAAGAGATATACACGTTGGATTCTAAAATGAAAATGATTGTGAAATCCATTCACAATGAACCTTATTTTTATTAAAAGGTACCACTGTCATACTTTGTTACAACTGACCATAATCAGTGACAATCACCACCTCCTGGTCCTCCAAATAACATAATCAAACCACTGAGTAAATATTCACCAGGAAAAATGATATCGTAACAGCTAGGGTTTGTATCGCGTCTTATTTGCACATCCCACCAGTCAAAGTCCTCAAAAAATCCGTCTTGTTCAGCAACTACTTTCATTTGTAGCATACAAGATGTAATTCTAGAATCAAAAACAGGTAAACGCCCATATCCCATTGGCGGGTAGGGTTTGCCAGGATCTGCTCCCGCAGACCCTCCAAATTCAACCACAGTCGCAGGGTTCTTTAAATGAGTAAAAATTTCCGGGGGCCAATATCCTATCGTTGCTTTATCTCTTCCATCGATGAACCACCATTTGCCGTCAGAGCCCCGGTGCACCGAAAAATCAAACCCACGTTGCTCCTTTCCATAGGTTCCTTCTCTAAGCGGTTCTCCAAAAAAATATTCGGGATGTACTTGCACAAATCCCTCGCACAGCGTGTTAAAACATCCTTTCTCTTTATATCCATCAGCCTGCACAATAATAATTACACAATAAATCATAATTACACAATAAATCAGTGAAAAAACTAATACTAATAACGATGAAAATTTTAATAACGAACCGTCCACAAGCCAAAAACTCGAGTCCGATTGTCGCCAAATAATTCAGGGTATACCTGAAATTAATATTGACCTTAATTATTACCGTATTATCCAATTTCtatgccattaaaaaaaataactACATTAAAACCCATTAACATAAACTTACCGCCCATCCAACTTCAATACTATTTAAATTTTCCCTAGGACCATTCATTATCCAGATTTGACTAGTGCTCAACTGTGACGACTGCACGGTAGGATTTGTTACAGAAAGTCGAGCTCTGGCCCCATAGAATATTTTCTTTGGATTCGGTTGAACAGCCACATactagaaaaaggaaaaacaaaagactAAGTAAATTCTTATTAAAAGGGATTTTGACCGTGCAAAATAAACCCTACTTAGCTACCAGACAGCTAAGCTTTATTAAGGAAGCTTTTACCCTTCAAGGATGAATTGGTGGGCGAAAATGATACATGCATCGAAGGGAATGCACCGTGTGAGTGGGTGGTGGGGCCCACAAGTGCCTCACCTCTATCCCAATGCAGAGAGGGTGACACTGAGACCGTCAGATCCCACCTCGGTGTCCACCTTTGGTGGATGTAGCAAAATATATTGGTGGGTGAATCACAACTTAATCCACAAGAAAAATCAAATCCATTAGTTTATAGATCCTCCGTGTATTTGATAACTCGGTCCATTTGAAAAATTGGTTTAAGCAAAAGGAATGATATATAAGCTTTCCAATTTTCATAGTCAAAGCATACTGAATTAATACTTACATGTCGCTGCTTCATCCATTGGAAATGATTTTTTGCGTTTATGAGATCCTTTTTTGTGGTCCTTCGGATGGGAACAGTTTCCGGAGGACACCCTTCAAATTTATATCGGTCGACGCTCGAAAACATACCAGGATTAGGTTCATCCCCTTGTTCTCCGTGAATCAGGTTAGGTTGCATCTAAATACATACAAATATATAATAAGTACATTGACACACATAACTAAATTACGTCTTGCTGATTGGGAGACAAACCAATAAGAATATTGGTTTCTTCGTTTGAAAGTTCTGATATTAAAAAATAAAggcgattaattttttttttttttgcctgctTTATTTAGTTTTCCTCATTTAGTGTAAAAAGAGAAAAATTCAAAATCTATTTTTTCTTGCTCTTTACTGTTTATGCAAATTGCTCCAAAATGGAGGgatcattttcaaaaaaaaaacaacgaaaGTGTATATAAATATTAACAAAACTATCCTGGAAACATGTAGTCTCTTCATAATACAAATTGATGATCGTAAATTTTCGAATACGTAATGACTTACTAATAAGAATGATAATGGAAAAATGAAAAACCTCAAAATCAGATAGGTTATTATCAACAAAACATTTTTTTGAATGAGATTGTGTAGTTTGAATAACTAATTAACGATACCTGGATTTTGTGATTTCTGAGCAATGGATGATCAAAAGCCGGTTGTTTGTAAATGTTTATGCAATCGTATACGTCACCAAATTCTGTCTGTATATTTTTCAACATAACCACCAGATGattgaaatacaaaaaaaaaaaaaaaaatgttttaaaatataaaaaagaaaaaaaaaagaaaaagagtcgTTACCCGAATGGTCTTGACGGGAGGTTTATTAAGGATTTTAAGTTGTCTGTCAAACTCCATGtcttctttctttgatatttttctatgatttatTCCTTCTGCTCCATAATTCTCTAAGCATAGATTAAAAAGTGCTATCGCTGCCACCAATTCAATTACAAGACTCTTAAAACTCATTGTCACTAACTAATGTATCTCATTTTGGCAAAGACGAAACCTTTTATATACAGTAATGGTAGATTAGTTCATTGTTTTCTATTAACTAGTCTTAAATGTGCAACCGATTTTTTCTTTGTTATGTCTTAAAAGTATCTGAACAATGAGTGCATCCTATTTAGTGAAAAGTATATTACCGGGAATATACTGAAATGTGAAATCTACTCGATATAATCGAAGTATAATTATTAACTTCTCTCGATATACACGAAGTTGGGTTTCGAACCGTAAGTTTGAACTTTGATTGTGCATGCATAAAGCTAACCACATAATTCAGTAAAAAGCTAATTAGATAGTAACCGTGCTTCGCACTCGGAGAGTCGGAGTATAGTTTAAAtcatcggaaaatgggtcatttgtccgtatatttttaaaacattgtttaaatggacgagtaaaaattagtatggatgaaatggacaccaaaaaaatagctaggatgaaactggattcatcctgacttaaacttaaaaaatagtaaggatgaaactggatgcatcctgatgtaaatcaaaaatacaaaaaaatatttgaaaatggctaggatgaaactgtttacatcttgctatttttacatttttgtccatttaaacagtatcaaaatctaaatgtctttttcacccagaaattgttgattttggtctttttaactaattttgtgttAAATCATCCTCAACAACGTAATTTTAAATGACTACCTAAACAGTATTTTGCACACACAACATAGCTCGGCGGGCAGCGTTAGGTTGACAATGGTTTCAAATAAATTTAAACTATCAGTTTTTCTATGCTTGTCATGGTAGGCCAAATCCAGATGCATTGATGGAACAACTTACACTGCACTAGCTAGATTTGGATTTTCGGCTTACAATTCACTTGGTAGTTATGAGTGaatcttttttcttttactttctttTTTCAGTAAACtaaaatgtatgaaattagagcTATATGGCTAGCCATAATTCTTCTTTCACACTTTGGTTAATTCTTCCGCTGGAAAGAGGGCTTGAGTCGCTTGACCTATGAATGAATGATCCCATCATCAAAATATGATACAACGATTAACCATGGTCCAAGAACTTGCTTTACTCCTTTTAATTTTGTAAGACGGATGAAAAATAATATCCTCACAAATTGACAGAAAGATCGATAGTGTGGCAAATCAAAGGGAACAAGATAACACGTGTATGAACGCTTTATTCTCTGTTGGGACACATAAGACGTGACTAACTACTAGTTCAGcccttcagaaaaaaaaaaaaaaaaaaaaaaaaaactactagtTCAGGAAGTTAGATGTGCAGCTACTCGAAGAGTTTTCACCAACATATATAAACGAACGACCCGATGACTCATGAATGATAAGGATGGATGTTTGGTatcatcatcaccatctcatACCACACCCTCCTTATCCACCAAGAATACCTTTTTTAGAGTAACATCGCTGGATAGCACCCAAGATTTTGTGTATCTAAGAAAAGTGTGAGTAATAGAACCTAAAGGAATGTACGT encodes the following:
- the LOC113308307 gene encoding uncharacterized protein LOC113308307, yielding MSFKSLVIELVAAIALFNLCLENYGAEGINHRKISKKEDMEFDRQLKILNKPPVKTIRTEFGDVYDCINIYKQPAFDHPLLRNHKIQMQPNLIHGEQGDEPNPGMFSSVDRYKFEGCPPETVPIRRTTKKDLINAKNHFQWMKQRHYVAVQPNPKKIFYGARARLSVTNPTVQSSQLSTSQIWIMNGPRENLNSIEVGWAVYPELFGDNRTRVFGLWTADGYKEKGCFNTLCEGFVQVHPEYFFGEPLREGTYGKEQRGFDFSVHRGSDGKWWFIDGRDKATIGYWPPEIFTHLKNPATVVEFGGSAGADPGKPYPPMGYGRLPVFDSRITSCMLQMKVVAEQDGFFEDFDWWDVQIRRDTNPSCYDIIFPGEYLLSGLIMLFGGPGGGDCH